In a genomic window of Gavia stellata isolate bGavSte3 chromosome 30, bGavSte3.hap2, whole genome shotgun sequence:
- the KLHL12 gene encoding kelch-like protein 12 isoform X1, with the protein MTPSERAVRGEGREGGGEVCGPGPLPAAVPGAMAPPKDIMTNSHAKSILNAMNALRKSNTLCDVTLRVEHKDFPAHRIVLAACSDYFCAMFTSELSEKDKPYVDIQGLTASTMEILLDFVYTETVHVTVENVQELLPAACLLQLKGVKQACCEFLESQLDPSNCLGIRDFAETHNCVDLMQAAEVFSQKHFPEVVQHEEFILLNQEEVEKLIKCDEIQVDSEEPVFEAVINWVKHSKKEREASLPELLQYVRMPLLTPRYITDVIDTEPFIRCSLQCRDLVDEAKKFHLRPELRSQMQGPRTRARLGANEVLLVIGGFGSQQSPIDVVEKYDPKTQEWSFLPSITRKRRYVATVSLHDRIYVIGGYDGRSRLSSVECLDYTSDEDGIWYSVAPMNVRRGLAGATTLGDMIYVSGGFDGSRRHTSMERYDPNIDQWSMLGDMQTAREGAGLVVANGVIYCLGGYDGLNILNSVERYDPHTGHWTNVTPMATKRSGAGVALLNDHIYVVGGFDGTAHLSSVEAYNIRTDSWTTVTSMTTPRCYVGATVLRGRLYAIAGYDGNSLLSSIECYDPIIDNWEVVTSLGMQRCDAGVCVLREK; encoded by the exons ATGACGCCATCAGAGCGCGCCGTgcggggagagggaagggaggggggaggcgAGGTGTGCGGGCCGGGACCTCTCCCCGCGGCG GTGCCGGGCGCCATGGCCCCCCCCAAGGACATCATGACCAACTCGCACGCCAAGTCCATCCTCAACGCCATGAACGCCCTGCGGAAGAGCAACACGCTCTGCGACGTCACCCTCCGCGTGGAGCACAAGGACTTCCCGGCCCACCGCATCGTCCTGGCCGCCTGCAGCGATTACTTCTGCGCCATGTTCACCAGCGAG CTCTCAGAGAAAGATAAACCCTACGTAGATATCCAGGGACTGACAGCCTCCACCATGGAAATCCTGCTAGACTTTGTATATACAGAAACTGTTCACGTGACAGTAGAAAATGTCCAAGAATTGCTCCCAGCGGCATGTCTGCTTCAGCTGAAAG GTGTGAAACAAGCTTGCTGTGAGTTTCTAGAAAGCCAGCTGGATCCATCAAATTGTTTGGGCATTCGGGATTTTGCTGAGACACACAATTGTGTTGATCTAATGCAAGCTGCAGAGGTCTTCAGCCAGAAACATTTTCCAGAGGTGGTTCAGCATGAAGAGTTTATCCTCTTAAATCAAGAAGAGGTTGAAAAGCTCATCAAGTGTGATGAAATTCAG GTGGACTCTGAAGAGCCAGTTTTTGAGGCAGTTATAAACTGGGTGAAGCACTcgaaaaaagaaagggaagcaTCGCTGCCAGAACTGCTGCAGTACGTGCGCATGCCACTTCTCACCCCCCGCTACATCACAGACGTCATCGACACCGAG CCTTTTATACGATGCAGTCTGCAGTGCAGAGACCTCGTAGATGAAGCTAAGAAATTTCATCTTCGGCCCGAGCTCCGGAGTCAGATGCAAGGACCCAGGACAAGAGCACGTTTAG GAGCTAATGAAGTCCTGCTTGTGATCGGCGGCTTTGGCAGCCAGCAGTCACCTATTGATGTTGTGGAGAAATATGACCCGAAGACTCAGGAGTGGAGCTTCTTGCCA aGCATCACCCGTAAGAGGCGGTACGTTGCTACAGTGTCCCTGCATGATCGCATCTATGTGATTGGGGGGTATGATGGTCGCTCTCGTCTCAGCTCAGTGGAGTGCTTGGATTATACATCAGATGAGGATGGTATCTGGTATTCCGTGGCTCCGATGAATGTACGGCGAGGTCTGGCAGGAGCCACAACCCTTGGAG ACATGATCTATGTTTCCGGTGGGTTTGATGGAAGCCGACGTCACACCAGTATGGAACGATACGACCCAAACATTGATCAGTGGAGTATGCTGGGAGACATGCAGACAGCACGGGAAGGAGCAGGGCTTGTTGTAGCTAATGGAGTTATCTACTGCCTCG GTGGCTATGATGGGCTGAACATACTAAATTCTGTAGAGAGGTATGATCCCCACACTGGACACTGGACAAATGTCACCCCAATGGCCACTAAGCGCTCAG GGGCTGGAGTGGCTCTGCTGAATGACCATATTTATGTAGTTGGTGGGTTCGATGGGACGGCACATCTCTCCTCCGTGGAAGCCTATAACATACGCACGGATTCCTGGACAACTGTAACAAGCATGACAACCCCCCGTTGCTATGTGGGGGCCACCGTGCTGCGGGGAAGGCTGTATGCAATCGCTGG ATACGATGGCAACTCACTGCTGAGCAGCATTGAGTGCTATGATCCAATCATTGACAACTGGGAAGTGGTAACCTCCCTGGGGATGCAGCGCTGTGACGCTGGAGTCTGCGTCCTTCGGGAGAAGTGA
- the KLHL12 gene encoding kelch-like protein 12 isoform X2: protein MAPPKDIMTNSHAKSILNAMNALRKSNTLCDVTLRVEHKDFPAHRIVLAACSDYFCAMFTSELSEKDKPYVDIQGLTASTMEILLDFVYTETVHVTVENVQELLPAACLLQLKGVKQACCEFLESQLDPSNCLGIRDFAETHNCVDLMQAAEVFSQKHFPEVVQHEEFILLNQEEVEKLIKCDEIQVDSEEPVFEAVINWVKHSKKEREASLPELLQYVRMPLLTPRYITDVIDTEPFIRCSLQCRDLVDEAKKFHLRPELRSQMQGPRTRARLGANEVLLVIGGFGSQQSPIDVVEKYDPKTQEWSFLPSITRKRRYVATVSLHDRIYVIGGYDGRSRLSSVECLDYTSDEDGIWYSVAPMNVRRGLAGATTLGGAGVALLNDHIYVVGGFDGTAHLSSVEAYNIRTDSWTTVTSMTTPRCYVGATVLRGRLYAIAGYDGNSLLSSIECYDPIIDNWEVVTSLGMQRCDAGVCVLREK, encoded by the exons ATGGCCCCCCCCAAGGACATCATGACCAACTCGCACGCCAAGTCCATCCTCAACGCCATGAACGCCCTGCGGAAGAGCAACACGCTCTGCGACGTCACCCTCCGCGTGGAGCACAAGGACTTCCCGGCCCACCGCATCGTCCTGGCCGCCTGCAGCGATTACTTCTGCGCCATGTTCACCAGCGAG CTCTCAGAGAAAGATAAACCCTACGTAGATATCCAGGGACTGACAGCCTCCACCATGGAAATCCTGCTAGACTTTGTATATACAGAAACTGTTCACGTGACAGTAGAAAATGTCCAAGAATTGCTCCCAGCGGCATGTCTGCTTCAGCTGAAAG GTGTGAAACAAGCTTGCTGTGAGTTTCTAGAAAGCCAGCTGGATCCATCAAATTGTTTGGGCATTCGGGATTTTGCTGAGACACACAATTGTGTTGATCTAATGCAAGCTGCAGAGGTCTTCAGCCAGAAACATTTTCCAGAGGTGGTTCAGCATGAAGAGTTTATCCTCTTAAATCAAGAAGAGGTTGAAAAGCTCATCAAGTGTGATGAAATTCAG GTGGACTCTGAAGAGCCAGTTTTTGAGGCAGTTATAAACTGGGTGAAGCACTcgaaaaaagaaagggaagcaTCGCTGCCAGAACTGCTGCAGTACGTGCGCATGCCACTTCTCACCCCCCGCTACATCACAGACGTCATCGACACCGAG CCTTTTATACGATGCAGTCTGCAGTGCAGAGACCTCGTAGATGAAGCTAAGAAATTTCATCTTCGGCCCGAGCTCCGGAGTCAGATGCAAGGACCCAGGACAAGAGCACGTTTAG GAGCTAATGAAGTCCTGCTTGTGATCGGCGGCTTTGGCAGCCAGCAGTCACCTATTGATGTTGTGGAGAAATATGACCCGAAGACTCAGGAGTGGAGCTTCTTGCCA aGCATCACCCGTAAGAGGCGGTACGTTGCTACAGTGTCCCTGCATGATCGCATCTATGTGATTGGGGGGTATGATGGTCGCTCTCGTCTCAGCTCAGTGGAGTGCTTGGATTATACATCAGATGAGGATGGTATCTGGTATTCCGTGGCTCCGATGAATGTACGGCGAGGTCTGGCAGGAGCCACAACCCTTGGAG GGGCTGGAGTGGCTCTGCTGAATGACCATATTTATGTAGTTGGTGGGTTCGATGGGACGGCACATCTCTCCTCCGTGGAAGCCTATAACATACGCACGGATTCCTGGACAACTGTAACAAGCATGACAACCCCCCGTTGCTATGTGGGGGCCACCGTGCTGCGGGGAAGGCTGTATGCAATCGCTGG ATACGATGGCAACTCACTGCTGAGCAGCATTGAGTGCTATGATCCAATCATTGACAACTGGGAAGTGGTAACCTCCCTGGGGATGCAGCGCTGTGACGCTGGAGTCTGCGTCCTTCGGGAGAAGTGA